The following is a genomic window from Leptidea sinapis chromosome 1, ilLepSina1.1, whole genome shotgun sequence.
TTTGTTGGCACCAGTAGCATTTCATAGCAGTGACCCGCATGGGTCACCATAGTCTTGTCAGTGGAAATGCGGCATACAGGATTGTTAGCCGCTTCGGAAGCAGATTTGTGACTGGACAGCGCCGGTTGTTCGTCGGGTGGTTGTCATTGTCCGTGTCAGTATTTTAGGTCCTCTCGGTCTCTGAAACCAGTGGTGGGTCAGGATAATTTACCGGCACCTGAGACTAGGCGTAGGAACTTTTTACAGTTGGTTTTGTTTCTCTCCAAACAAATCCTCCTCCTTTCTCATCCGGGCTTGGGACTGGCAATGCGGCGTAATAACATGACATTGGCTGAATTGTTGTGCTCCTTGCACAGAAGCCACAATAGGAAGAATAGAATTCTAATTGTCAATTGTCAAATAATGACATATTGACATTAGGTATAGGTACCTAGCTACCTTATACCTacctattatattaaaaattacatttgtgtATTGTACAGTATTGTGTAATGCAGATTAAAATAACCTTAAATTTTTGATTCAATTAGATTCTGAGGTTGCATAATTCATGGTAATAAATTTTTCGCCTTCAAAAAAATGTGTGATATGAATGAAAATCTGTCAGTATTATCTAACCCTTTGTTTTTAGTTTCTACCTGGTgtattatgaaattataataatgggTAACAGCGTATCAGCGGAGGCATTGAAACAAAAAACATTTGCTAAAGACGCAAATCCGCCACCAGAATGTCCTATGcacaaaaatagtgaaaatgataaaaacacGACAGATTCACATCCATCAGAATGCCCAATTCAACAtgataaaaatgatataaacCCTTATAATATGGTAAGTTCATATTATAGTTTGAACGAGATTATGTTCCATAATTTTATCTGTTATGATTAATTTCGAAATACATACTTTTGTCGCTTTTCGCACACTTAGACATTGGTTTTTTCCACTATGTATACCTACTGATAAGTAGATGGGAAAAATGAAATAATGCAGATATATATTCTTAAAAGTAGTAATTTAGAAATAGAGACCTTCTAttgataaatttgaaaaatgcatTAATGAATTGTATATCTTTAAGATGCCACCAGCTAATCAGAAACCATCGCCTGATCAACCTTTCCCTCTTCCAACGCAAAGACAAGTATCAAGCATACCCCGCGCAATGCCAGATGGTACAACTGAGTTTTGGGTTTACCCAAGTCAGCAAATGTTCTGGAATGCAATGCTACGTAAGGGTTGGCGCTGGAAGGATGAAGATATAAATCCCAAAGATATGGATGACATTATTAGAATACATAATGCTAATAATGAACAGGTATGAAATCACTTTGATGACACTGAAAATTGTTCTTTTTTACTTCTTTCACTTTCTTGAATGAATGagtaactaaatatttaatgtaggCTTGGCAAGAAGTACTTAAATGGGAGGCTCTTCATGCTAAGGAATGTGGACATCCAAGGTTGAAAAGCTTTGGTGGAAAAGCTACACAATATAGTCCAAGGGCAAGGTTCCGTTCATGGCTTGGGTAAGATAgttaaacttaaaatttaatattttattatataagagctttttacttctttttatggtgtaagtatatagtatgtatattttatgtttataggTATGAATTGCCATTTGATCGCCATGACTGGATTGTGGATAGGTGTGGGAAAGATGTCCGTTATGTGATTGACTACTATGATGGTGGAGAACTTGACAACAAATATCAATTTGCCCTGTTAGATGTCAGGCCTGCATTCGATTCATTTGAAAATGTTTGGGATAGAATGAAAGTTACGTATATCAGATATCGTTTTGAACTGCTAGGGAGCAAAGAAAATCCTAAGTTGACtaactgaaattaaatttttcatttgttttagttttgttaaattgaataattacattgtattttgtttttcatataaaGTACTAATGTGGGGTTGTTCTGTGGACGGTAACTGTCACTGCGGTAACTCTTTGTGATTTCGTttccacaaaaattaaattattattttaccaatAATTACAACATATTGTTGTGAAAATAGGCTAGTATATTTGAGAGTAGTAGTAGTTTTTAGAAGTGTTTTAAATGAAGTATTATGTTGTCAGGAATGTTATGCCtagtaaaaataatgtttttaattaattattccatAGTTGAAATCactgttataaaatatgtacaattttctaatatgaTAACTTTGGATGCtctaaaaagaaatattagagGCTACATGTAcctttaatttgaattattttataagccAAACTTATTATAAGATTAGAAACATTGATAACTCTGTTGATCTGCCtactaaacataaataaattataatacctTAAATGAagagtatttttattacattaaagggtttctctttttatttatacacataAAGAATATGTGACCTAGGTGGTCACTCGTAATAAGTTATATTAGTTTTAAGTTGAGTTTTTGGCTTAGAATGAGATAAATTTGAAAGttggaagtgaaaaaaaaatatatctatagagAAGGACTATttgttcaataaaattattaaaaagctTGTAGTGTGCCATGCCCAGCCACACACTATACTCACCCTGATAAatgacctccgaatggtccaaaACAGGTCTGTAACCCCACAGATAAATTATGTGTATACTCGGGCCAACTTTtctcatttataattattttaattttaattcattctcatcttaaatttttacGAATAGGTACTATTTCAGATAAGTAGGTAACAAATCTAACACATTTAGTTTTTTTGCATTCAATGCCTACATTCTCTGTAGGTAAGCAAAGTATTTCTAAGGAGAGTGTACCTACTTTATAGGCACAATGCGTATTCAATATCAAATTTAAacgaagaatataatattagaaaatgTATTACCTAGTAATTTTTCTGCCAAAATCCACATATTTGAACATGCTAATTCAATATGttcgaattcaaaaaaaaatattcaaaataagcttagatctttatattatacttagatttatacgtctagatagactatgacagctgtgaaaacgtcgaaaaaaattgagtatagaactaacctctatttatcaatcgcgagtgtaagacgtagcttatcatgcacactaaactaatattcctggcttgtttttatcggttgtctaattgcaagagactatctaggcgtattaattatctaacaaaataggatttaaaatcacttcttGAACGTCAAAACCACCCTTTCGAAATGGTATGCCTGAgaagggcgcaagaaactcagcgagcattttttttattaaattatataggtATCTGGCAATATAACGGTACCGCTCCTGTTGTTCCTCTAGTATTACCAGAGAAGATGGGCATCAGAGATCAGTTAAAAACAGGTCCTTCCAGCATTATCATTTGTCCTGCTAAACCATAAAAAATGGAAAGACTGCTATATAATATggaaaatataagaaaacattGTTTCAATAAGTAGATATTTATTGGTtgatagttaatattataacaaaatattagttATCAATATTAAGCACTTGACTACTTGGTATAATACCCTTACATTCattcttaaatatttcaatttgctGTTCAATGTATCCCTCAAAGTTATTGTACGGGCAGTTCGGTAAAACCTTTGATTTAGGTTTACCTTTGGTACTGTGATATACAGAACGTAGAGTCAATACTGGTGGCTTATCGGGAAAATGTATACCTGTAAATAAAATGGAATATTTAagagaaatgaaatttatatattgcgtcgaatacagtCAGTAGGTATACATAggttttaaatgtatttttttcccACCTTGATGAAAATTTTAGTCCCTGGTATGAGGGACAAAAgaggccgattctctcccggcaagacgacttttgtccctcgtaccagggtctaaaagcgagcttttcatccaggAGTGAGGGAAACAAATCGTATAAACAAAACCCATGATTGTCCGTCCcgtcaatattccgcgggtgagaatgacctacttttctccctaggtgcctAATATACTATTGATATtcgactaatttaaataaataaatttacttaacattaaaaaaaagtccatAACACTATCGAAATTtttgtcaattaattatttaaaaaggaGTCCAGGAAATCGTTTTTTAATTCTAGTGGTATATGAGTGAATATTTTTAGTAGTGATGCTGAACGGATCTCTGTTTCTGCATTTGCGGATGTTCCGCGCGCTTTTTAACATTCGTCTCTGCTTGTTTCCGCTACTTTTATAACGGACATACAATAGGAAGTTTACGACGGCTGAGAGTTACCCACACCCGCTGAGAGTACGAGATACAGTCACATTTTCACAAAAAGCGATTACCTTTAAATAAAGATCCTCTTGTGTGGTGGATAGTAAATTCACACAAATACCGTAATCTTTTGCCATTAGTGCGTCATATTTGTCGGTACGCCCAGCAGCGTCGCCAGTGAGCAATTATTTCGCGGAGCTGGTCTTTTTTACGAAGAACACCGGAACAGATTGTTAGGTGCATAAGCGGCCAAAttacttttcataaaataaaacttagaactacataattttgaatattaataaaatgttcaaTTGCAAAGTTGCAATATTGTTTTCTATAGTAGATTTACAATATATCTATTTCTAATCTAGATTTGGTGTTTTTGAtacttaaaaaagaaatatatttgaaataagtttttttttcatattatttacactTCCGTTTCTGCTAAAATTTACTTTTGACATCAAacaattcgacgcgtgtttcgcctctacacgaggcatcctcagagcgtgttgtcttgccaaaaatattttgtttaaagacaaatattggcggaattaacactaaagaaaactcaaatcatttgtataattaactGTATTCTTTAAAGTTTTTTTGGTCGTAAGTATTATAATTATCCCGAAAACGTGAATCTTATCTCTAtctgatatgcaaatatttatgtatgtgtggACTCAAGTTTCCCTAATTGCCGTATAAGGTAACTTGAaagtgtataataaaaaaaaaatcaaacatgCGTAATATACTTTTCAAACGAGGGAATtgttaagataaaataaaatattttctctggaacgttttgaatttgaaattattaagtaattttcGGTAAGTCGGTATTTTTTTGCAAGTTTGTGGCCGTATGcagactttattttataaaaaattcaagctaataccaataatatatataatagtacaagtaacCATATTAAAATAACGTGTGTTAATAATGAGACGTGAAAGTGAAAACTCCATCAAACTGAGGttttctatattaaatcaaattgtttgttttttgtcGCGCGTGAAGgacaacatttaaaaaaaaatagtaatggCGAATAAAgtaggtaataatatttatctacacccatgctttaaaccCTCTAGTAAAgaatctgaaacagttagcttattgacaatattaaaacacccaatgctctaataaccattacatcatccaaaagagtgttgtaatgttgtactgaatttcataacaacactcctatttttttttcaatcccttcatgctcaaagagatttaacagacagccacattcttattgctcgatgcgtggtatctctagaataaaaaaagaacattttcgttaacgcgcgttccacactatcGCGCGCAACGTCGCGCGCCGAAAacaaaagtaggttattcgaatccccgccatttttcttcgatatttttgttgttttgtttacaaaaattgagcgatttattttaaacgctgcaaaagaatataatattcaagtgaattttaattattgctctatgcaaaatgtaaattactactaaaataaataattctttcattaataggtacttagtttatttgcttataatcagtaatggatgatattcggttactactaggacttgctgttttaatgttagcagtaagctaacaaTTTctgaatcttttagaggattcaaattctgggtgtagataaagtcttgtatgcaactgttgataattaggtattaaaacactcatgtgatactattatcacactcggcttcgcctcgtgagataaatacACATTCGTgatttaataccccttattacacaacagttgcataaataactattacaacagaatatataaatataattatctattatttactCCCATGCCAATAATGAAACTTAGACAAAtagattatcatatggaatattaatatggggaaactgtagtgaaataaaagatatatttattcaacagaaaaaatgtatcagaattttagaaaatattcagcagatggattcatgtagaccatattttattaaacacaaaattttaacccttacttcaatttacatcctagaagcatgtaaatttgttaaaaaacattcggacttatactcaacactaccaaataacaagcgaaataatagaaatttaaacaaattaaaaattcccgaaacaagtatgtcattagtgtcatcgagccctcaccacatggcaataaaaatttataatcacatcccaaacgaaataaaaaataaagagaagccttctctatttaaaagacatcttaaaatttttttagtctcaaaatgcttctacgatttacccgaattttttaattacaagtgtgagaattagttacaatatagtataagaatgtaaaaaatgtataagacttatttattttatgtataacgttgctgtgcccttgcagggcgtcacatattgtctacccattaatgtaccaaccatcctactgtaaaatgtgacttgcaataaaatattttgatttgaaactaACCTAAAATAGTGTCAATATATGTAGAGGTGGGCGTTATAACACACAAcacattatatacatattacaatatatttttacaacagtataacacataataaaatttgccactagactgttataatataaacaatttccattaaatttaattacagcgCCATCTATGCACACGAGCGGAAAAAGGCGCGTTTCtttaatgaattaaaattttgtaaatttaatatttttaacagatGTAACTTTTTGTAATTCGCTTTAGTAAGTGCTTATTCTTCAAAGTAATGTGGACACTTCGTATATCacaataaaagctatttttacttgcgacgaacaaatataaaattataacactgTTGTTTTAGATTGAAAAGTATTGTAAACACTCTTGCTATAAACATTAGAGCTATTTCTACTTGCGATGAGACGAAGATAAATGACATTTTGGATAAAACAACTTTCATTCATTATATTTCCAATGAGAATCATTATTTGCGAGTTTTTAAATTGACAAACTGCTAGTTGTGTttcgaaaattattattatcatttttaaagtaaaatgtttgtaaaaactatagtttgaatagtaaattaaatggatatgtgtattatattattatatagagttGTCGTTGTCGTCttgagttgtttttatttttttttgtaaatagacaAGTgtagtgtaaaaataaaagttttttgaaTAATGTAAACACACGTTTAGTTAAAAGTTTCTTTAACTCATTATCGATAAGATTGTTCTGTGTAGGTACACAGgtaaaaaaaaagctttctaAAAAGCACAACAAAAAAAACCATCTACCTAGTACCTACTTAGTGTTAAAGTAATTATTCCTCttcaaatatgttatattataacactaaataaCATCAAACCGCAACAACAACTATGTGCGTAAATAATTtcgattaaaatttataacatttaatatataaCAGTTTACAACAacagttagaaaaatataacacaacagtataattcattgaaaaattataacagtttaGCCCACCTCTGAATATAGGTCGGTCTGAGTCCGGACAGCGAAATAGGGATGCCAGATAGGTGATGCTACATGTGCGAGTGAGACCGAATCATTAGTGGCTATCATTTTGGATTCGTTTCTTTATTGGCACGGGTTATAATTTAACTCCCCAGCTCGCtaaaagatttcacttcaaaaacagtttatattaagattttagtaaaatgtttacCAATATTAATTTGTAGTATCCAATGGAAATCATTGATTTCCAAAAGCAAGGCTGCACTGGTGGCGTCATGTTCTAAGACAGCTCCCTCGTACTTCACTATCAGCTGAGCAAGCAGCTCTCGTTTCAATTTGTCATTTCTGATTACATCCTGAATCTGTGTGGtaaatatacattaattataCTGATCacaattatcattttatacaCAGAGTCATGAATATACCCACTCTTTATACGGCTCGGCTGAGATgtgattatattttaacatttcaaACTTTTATCAAGTAATATTGATTGTAGTCAAATATTagctttaataaatttttctatTCCTTGAATCTTGAGAAAGAACAACACTTACTTTTCAACTCAATTGTTTAAAACAGGTTTGTATCATCACTCTCCTATTTTTCGGCTCAGCGAAGCTACTAACAACCACATAAACtggattgatttatataatactagtttaCTATCTGTGGCCagacacaaattcaaattcaaatatttttattcaaaataggatctgaaatcactcattgaaagtcaaaaaaaccaccacccattccaaaatgaatgcctcaggcctgagaagaatgggacTGAACACTAAAAccatgtttgtttataattaaaaagtaagatgtgttgattagttagttaagtaaatattgtattagtttcatagttttaattttgtagGAAGCGTTCGCccgtatatgataaataaataaattattgcatggttttgtgttttattacatTTCCAAAATTAAGACGaagactgactaggattgtaaacgctacaaccgtaatagtacaataattgtgttaatcatgtggctaagctgcaaatgggcatttattttactggttttcttttgtttattcaaaatatacatattaaatcgATTAATTGTTCgctttaagttttagaaaaatactaattccattaaattctttaaaaaaaagacagttgttatcgctgaaaattcagagatctttaactccaaagtttatttttgggaagcaacttccaacattttttataggaaatttcaaattatatataaatattcttttcggttaaaatttttctttttgtaatgtattttttgcgtcggaatatttttattgcgttaTGTTGAAATCGACaatctaagaaaccaatttttgtggatattgagatTACAGCGCCTTAACATGAATTTTTTACATCTAGGTCGTGAACACGAAGTTAATTTCATGACTTATAACAATTTTGAAGCCAACGGATTAGGTTACTCAAGTGCTAATTTTTTATACTATagcaaaaacaataataataaaaatattaacacacttttacacaaattatcttgcaccaaactaggcatagcctgtactatgggtacaagacaacgatatttttaatacaatgtccttacttaagcatacataaatatatataaacatacatgactcggaaacaaacatctatattcatcatatagaCGATTGCACCctccgggattcgaacccgggacctctagcttagtgaGGGTCAccaaccattcggctatatgggttgtCATGTGTCTGTCGACTATACCAAAAGTCCTGCACCAACAAATCAAATAGAAATGGCGCCACAATATATATCTACGTTTTGCCACAAGAATGAATGATATCATCAAATTTTGATTATTGATACGACGGAATTGAAATGAATGTGAAAACAAAAGTGAGTAGCTTTGAAACTACTCgcttgattttattgaaacaaatcaGGTGTATTTctaggcatttttttttaaataagtggggactaacgggcaagaggctcacgggaaggggagaggtgaggcaaccgcccatggacatctgaaacaacaggtgtgtcaagaaatgcgttgccggcctttaaggttggagtatgcttttttcttgacggtccctaagtcgtatctgttcgggaaaaccgcagccggtaattgattacacaaagtggctgtgcgaggcaagaaatttcttaccAAAATGGGCGGTCGTGGAATGCCAGACGCTATGAGCAATACACTTATAAAGTTTCCATTGATTAGGCGGACAGAGTGATATTTCCCATTACAAAGGGTTATTGGGTTAGGTTGGTTAcacaaaattaaagaaaattcgTATAATAAATAGTGTTTTAAATGTGCATATTTcactttatttttgaatatttgaaatCTGATGTTGAATGATCAAGTAcctaccatatttttttaaagaaaatatggaacgagacgagcaggatgttcagctgatggtaattgatacgccctacctattacaatggagtgccggttaggattcttgaaaaacccaaaaattagcggcactacaactgcgctcgtcaccttgagacttaagatgttaaatctcatttgcccagtgatttcactagctacggcgccctacagaccgaaacgcagtaatgcttatacattactgcttcacttaATCAtttctgtgcaaaagagcctcccactggatacctcgtttttatttgtttaaaataatgtacCTTATAGGTGTAGTTAGCATTaatcactttttaaaattttaataattatttattttattttgtgaacacttaaaatttaatgtatatattagTGCAATGTAAATCACCTTGCTATTCAGTAAATTTGTGACCATAGGGACATAATCCATAAGAACTCCTGCCTGTTGCattctgaaaaaaatattttggttattagtaattatgtatttttgctGAGAGttaataaattgtgtaaaacTTATAGGATTAAGAGCCGGCacctaattattgtaataaggcCTTTGTGGTATTAGGTACAAAGCTATTGTCAAttgcctactaagctagaggtcccgggttcgaatcccggtaggtgcaagcatttatatgatgaatatggatgtttgtttccgagtaatggatgtttaaatgtatttatgtatgtttatatgaatttatgtatgtttaagtatattgtattaaatatatcattgtcttgtaacccataacacaggctatatatgcataacttggggcaagataatttgtgtaaaaagtgtgtcaatattataatcgCAAGGCCCCTGTCCAATATCTACTTTTTaagaattacaatttaataatatcagcTCAATCCATCATCATCAATCCAAGCCAATCGAAAGACCTATGCATGGCATTGAAACAGAAAACCTTTGAGGCATGTGTTCCTCCATGTTTGACTTACGGATGCGAAACATGGGCACTGACCAaatctctaacggccgttcccaatattcaatctatctcttacttgagataaaaatcgtaactatcgttgacttttctgtcccaataaacttatcgacggtaactcaccttatccgtacacgctgtctgtcaatggaacgacgtatagcttaccagcgatagaagtttgtacggaaattgcaattcacgcgtcccaatataaggtgataagaatgacttatcaggtatattgggacagcttcagctaattactgacagtagaagatagtaatttatctcgacctgtagatagtatattgggaacggccgtaagagaaaCATTAGCCAAATGtcaaagggcaatggagagaaGAAGCATAATGAAAAGAAGGGATAGAGTAAGAAACATTGTTCTCCGACCAGAAACGAAACTCACCGACAGAATGGAAAGAATAGAGACCTACAGCAGTGGAGGTGGGTAGGATGATGCGAGACACAAAAAGATAATGGAGCCCAGCAGTGACGGAATGGTATCCAAGTGATGGTAGGCGAAGCCGAGGTAGGCAGTTTACTAGATATGAGGATGATATAAAGTTAACAGCGGGTCCTTACTAGAGGGGAGTTACTCGTAACAGGAAACAATGGAAAtcgaaagttttatttatttaattaaaatgcgttacatgcgacttatgcgacaaaattgtaatactaaataattattacatgcacctcgtaataaggcatagcaatgaacgacagaggggcagacattcaaatatttttttcctctaaatattcattaatagaataggAACTTTTTccaaaaagtaactttttcaaagagcttataaattttttaatattggtttcggctgTTAAGTTACCTGAGTTAAGTTAGGAGGCCTATCTATGCCAAGACGTATGCTGAAATTAGAAGTATTTTATAAACTTCATTTTAGTTTGGGAATAAATGGGCTTATTATATATCAGCCCAAAAGCTACGGTTGTTTGTTCGGCATGTTTAGTgaaattctattatatttattatctacaatttaaaattaacttaagtATTACTTGCCTACTGGCATGAAGTTAAAAAACACAGATTTTGTCGCACTCTGTGTAGCGAGCCTAAAGTAAGCTCATTGTTCACCCGACTTTGTTTTGGTGGTCATTATTCTTATTACAGTACCCCTTCTCACAAACAGGTACCGGTATTTAATATTGGTTTAAGTTGCTTGAAAGGCTAGTTGCAATGCTCAGGCACTGGTGGGCAAAAGATACTATAGAGGCCGAAAAGAGTCATAGTACGTGGGTTACACTGAAAATGAACTGGCCatttagaaacattgctaatgaaaactttttcttaatttcaattttagaactctttggtaacttaatgtagtatattgcattcatttgtttttaagaattggcggcaaatctaaaactcttgttacacgtgaaaatgaacctaacgcgagaaaattttcggtcaatgatttattatgacttttgtTGTGGGCTTAcacaacaacaaagctatgataggctgcgattagcatttcttaatgaatccCCATCTCTgac
Proteins encoded in this region:
- the LOC126969801 gene encoding holocytochrome c-type synthase, with the protein product MGNSVSAEALKQKTFAKDANPPPECPMHKNSENDKNTTDSHPSECPIQHDKNDINPYNMMPPANQKPSPDQPFPLPTQRQVSSIPRAMPDGTTEFWVYPSQQMFWNAMLRKGWRWKDEDINPKDMDDIIRIHNANNEQAWQEVLKWEALHAKECGHPRLKSFGGKATQYSPRARFRSWLGYELPFDRHDWIVDRCGKDVRYVIDYYDGGELDNKYQFALLDVRPAFDSFENVWDRMKVTYIRYRFELLGSKENPKLTN